AAAGACTGCcaaataagaatataatagGTAATTACTTGCGAATGCACCGGGTTTTAAGTACTGGGTACTACGTTAAATATACTCACCTGTATCTTTACCTAACTAGTTACTGAAGCCAGGTTAGTGTTTTTtggttgtaaataataaatgtgtaatatgAACGTGTGATTTCTTGGACgcagctaagtttttttttgttatctcctTATTCACTAAGATTTTAAGTTCGGCAGGCTTTTACTCAGTCGTGTTTTTAATTTGATGTTTAACCTAATttcgttataaaaaaactacatataaTAAGGTAAGTATATAAACCAGTTGGCAATCTTATTagcaaataagataaaataccaCTTTTGACATTCGTCGTTAAATCTGGAGAAAATGTATATTAAGAGTAATCTAATAAACTTGAAAAAATGAGTTTATATGCCaccttatttattattccaccTGATCTATTAAagcacaataatttattttaaaaacgaaaTACCTACTTGTAatgatttatctttttatttcctACGTTTTGGTATATGTATACTATACACTTAAGCACACTGAATTATACATATGTACTATcatatataatagataatatataatagactttgggaccgtggggtccggaggacagagcccttttcaaagaattatcgaaaagggttatcgagtctaccggagAAAGTTCTGTAAGTTTGTCCTAGAGCGGGCaattaccttggccaacgaattagtttggccatccaaaggggcaatgctgccagcatcttaggaactatgcctcgctgcggtggtttcgaggaccttttagattttatttcattttaaatagtttattttaggttatatctatattttaaagaaacaatattactaaaaCTGTACTATAGTTAACACAATATATAGAAATGGCAAGTGACGCGGTCACAAATCGCTATTTTGCGAAACACATCGCGAAATATTTAGTGCAGCTCGATTTTGGTATCGAGCTTTGCATCTTAAATATTTCGCAAACAATGTGTTAGATTAGCTGGTCCAAAAAAATTACCACCACATAACTTTTGCCACTATGGAAACTAAGCAGTGACGTGAAAGGacaattatacaatattaaagtACCTTAACATAACATCTATTCCATTTGCCACATCTGCCATAGGGTTCGTCCATTAGTCTCGGAGGCGTGACAGGGGTTTTCTTTACCGACGACCCTTAAAAGCATTAACTAATGAGTTCTTTATACATCAGGCGAGAATCGTTCCCACGTTGAAATCTCCTTGAAGAGTGCCTCTCCGGGGCATTCTGTGGCTCTGACCTGCCTGTGGCCGACTAGCCTGTACTCTGGACTGATGTAGCCAAGCTGTATGCCTACGGCGATGAGTTGTTTCGTAGTTTCCAGCTGTATTTCAGGTGGGACGAtggcttgaaataaaaatacattggtGAACTttatgataaagataaatttatgatatatgatatatttatgATTTAGCTTTAAAACATATTGTTGCACTGTACctcagttttaatttttaagcgtCTTAAAAAAGGACGGCCTtcgatttaaaatattgttttttgcgTTTGTTACCTAAGAGTCTtcgtcatttataaaccgacttaaaaattcttatttttaattgctcatcatcatcatcatcatcacctcaaccaattgacgtccactgctggacatatgtcttttgtagggagttccacaatacacggtcctgggccgcttgcctccagcggctcccagctacacacctgatgtcatctgtccacctcgttgggggccgacctacgctgcgtttaccggtgcggggtcgccgttccagcaccttaagaccccaacgtccatcggttctccaagctttatttaaaattcctcACCTCACCTCACAATTCTATAAGCTAATGCCCCGCCCAATTGCTCATATATAAACGTTATTGAATTAACTTCAGTAGTTTTCAAATCAAAATAACGTGACACACTGTCATCTACTTGTACTGAGATACTTATTACAGACGAATATAATGTATTACTAATATTGaagtcggttataatttttaagtcggttttttttaaagctattgTTACCGTTtaatctttttatgttttttcatGACTAATATTCTCAAGACTCGTTTGTCACCTCCAATTATTGAATAAACAATGAAAATGTTATACTCACAGACCCAATCACCAATGAGCACGATGCCAATACTCCTGATATTAAAGCCTGCTGCGTGAGCGCCAACTCTGTCCCAGCCCCGACCTTCGTACGCTTGGCCATCACTGCCTACCGCGAAACTGCGCAAAAGTATGTATTTGTTACAGGCAAAGTTTACCAGCTGTGCAATTTCGATACTAATtagatataacaataaaaagacATAGGACGACTATGTCTTCCTATCGTTATATTATAAAGCATCTCAGAATTTTGGGAATAATCATCAACAGCCTGGAACACCTCATTGGACTAGAGGCATCTCGCAACGGGGGttttgcccgtaatcaccacggacggcagacgggttggtgatcgcaaaaTATGGTCTTTTATAACACAGAGGACGACGCTGTCCGTCCTCCAAGTCACCTCGTAGAACATCCGCGGAAAGAGTAGGGGTGGAGTCGACAAcaatattctgatctgctgtcaccataCGGGAAGAATAATCAAACATCTAAATTCAATCGTAGATTTAGCAGTACTTTTCGCTGATTGAAATTTCTCAGAATTAACGCAAGGGCGAAGATTGTCCACCTCACGGTCTGCACTTAGCACTGTGGTCTTGTGATAGTTCAGCACATTGCGACGTAGAAAAAAAATAGGGGTATGGCTTTGATACAACTTCCTCCCCTTAAATTGAATCATCATGCAATAGATGAGAAGCAATGCaatcaagggctatcttgtaaaCGAATAAAGAGGCTAGATAAAACTTCTTACGTATTTCTTACTTATAACCAATATCGTCCCAGCCGTTTGAAAGCTGATGATAGTCCTGCATCGATCGCATAGCTGTTGAGCAATCTTCTGTGTTGAAGCACGCACCGGGTTGATAACTGTGGTGGATGATAACCAATTCCACGGGAGTGCTTAATGATGTCGGACTTCTTGCTGGCCTCGCGTTCCAGCCAGCCCGTGTGATAAGGTTGAAGTCTTTGTAGgctgtaatttttatgttagtAATAGAGAAAACTTGGCTCAAATTTGTCGCAAGCCTACAATATAACAAACTctagatttattattagtaaagatagACGGGGCGGGGCCATTTTACTTGGTAagggagatttttttatttcttagctGATCTTTACGAATTTTACAACAGAAGATGGTCTCAAATCGCCTTTACGATTTGTAAGTTTTGTCCGAATATTGATCTTTCAAATATTCGTCGATAAAGATAGACGGGGCGGCGCCCATTTTACTTGGTAAGGAGGCAATTATTTTTTCCAAGTTGTTGGTACTagttgtctggtgggagactttggcctTACCAGCTTACAGGCAAAGCCGATTGCCTGATTTTTACTGTATAGAAGTTGGTCTcaaatctttttataattttgtaaataacctACCTCTTACAAATTTGAATACGTTGTGTACTATTCCGAGCCTAACTTAAATCTTTTACTCTTCTTTACGTGTAagataatatacaataaaaatacattatatttatttctacgggTGGGTTAAACTTGGTTccttcattaattaaaaaaaaatttgcttctggaaaaacgtgttttttttttaacatggtAAGTTAGGTACCAACGCCTTATTGCTCTATTATCTAAAAAGGCTTCAGAACTTTTCAATGTTCGTGTGTGTTTTGTAGACGTAAACTTTAGTACCTGAATTCGcaaacttattgtttttttaaacaaggcGAATGACCCCGTAGTAATAACTTAAACCTGATGGCAATCGGTAATTACCTCATTAATAGGTATCTCTATCTGATAACAGGTTTATAAATACTGCATTTTTAtctaaaatagaatatattaaatacggGGATAACAGTTATTAAGAACGTACTTagtaatacaatttattatatggAAATATGCACGATAGTCATCAGTTTATTaacgtcccattgctgggcGCAGGCCTCCTCTCTCGTGGGGTGAGGAGTTTTAAACaaatgtccaccacgctgctgtaTTGCTAAATGGTGACACATGATGAGCTTTAAAGAATATTATGACatgttcaatttcaatttatatgtattatacatgttactgataataattaacGGGCACACGGGTGGCACCCTTAAGttaagcaataataatatttgttggatagaagcaggcgttactctgcggaaatccattatatattatcaaaattaagcttaatttgatatactccgcgaaaagcaggagaatctatattattaattataattatattaatttataatttcttcaatccttataatccacaccaaacatatcttcggcaatatacgctctacgcacgtttcgctccgaaaccggagcatcctcagcagatgttgactttacaatgaataattgttaagtcaacttaAAGAAGaacttaagaaattataaattacaccacacttattctcctgcttttcgcggagaatagcaaattaagcttaattttgataataataatattctcatTCCGTtctaaaagcatatacccaacTCCTCTAAAGtccataaataaatacgaaatagtagtatattactttttagtgaTAAGTAGATATGTTTTTGAAGCATATAGTGTTTTAAACTcattaaaaatctaataaaactAAGATTATTTCATTGCACGACCGACATGCAAACTACCTAACACGTGTTACAAAGTGGCGtctttgtccatcaaccttaggcgaCGGAGTTAAACCCGAAGTGCCGttttacaccagcaaccacgcccttccgaCCGGAACACAGAGCTGCTGCGTCAGAAGCAAGCAAGTGGTAGaaggtacttccccgaacgagctctgtcacaaatagctctactgCTAGCTAGCTAGCTCTAATACTGTTACCTATGCTTTTTTTGGTTTTCAATAATTAGCCAACTATCTTTATAAGGTTTACCAACCTGAACcatatactattatttataaattaacaagatactacattaaaacttacagcACTCATTTCCGAGTATTCGTGGATTTGGTAAACCAAAGGCACCAGTAGATATAGTCAAAAATACTAGGACCGTTTGTTGGATCATTTTCTGaaacaatatacatatgaatatgaatttaataaaatttggttgCAACACATTTGGTGCAGTGAAATTTTGCTAAATGGTTATTGGCGTAAGATTTTTATATACCGTGAAATCAAATGGTTTAACTCGTATTCATTTCAAATTGATACTTGTATACATCTGTTTTGAAAAAATAGAGGCATTCACACACTCAAAGCAGACTCAAAAGTGATCCTTCGATATTCCCAAAATCTAGAATTCACGCGTCAGACTTTTCCGAACGTTTACGTCAATGATACGTAGTAATCTTCAGAGTACTGACCTTAGTCACTAATCAAAACTTATAACGTATAGATTGACCTATACGGAACATCACAGTATTTTTCTTTGaatcaaataaagaaatactggttatttttaatttcttgctAATATGATCGCGAacattttcttaatttgaagCCTAACTTAAATATCTTAAGTATAAAAAACGAACGGAATGAAATAGTCTTATAAACATTACAAAGTATCTAAAATAACTCTTAAATTGAagtcaaattttaataaagcggaataaaattaaagaactcACATGGTTGAAGTTATGAAATTGTTTGTTAGAATACGTCAAACCAGTTTCACTAAATAATGATTCTGATCTGAtaggtactaataatatatggtcaaaatttgtattaatcAGGAAGTTGTAGTCCTCATcgaatacctacctatttaaaaaaaacgagaaGGGTAATCGTGTCTGCTTATAATAAAGCCAGAATAGTCCGTTCccatttattttacctctagcTGTAAGCttatcgtaatttatttattatattattattttattaatagattgtatatatatatatatatatttacttaactaataaaattaatattttaataactcatGTCAGGggtaaaataactgtaacacaaacaattataacaaatataataaaagtacaaaataaaaatatattttattgaaatatgggATTGAAAGGACGAAAAGGAGATCAAGAGTGctcaaaagaattttgaatagaagcaggtgttactttatGGAATTTcgtgatatacaatgaacattgTATACCTACCACGAAATTTCGCTActgcattgtaaagtcaacatctcctgaaggtGCTCCGGTGTCAGAACGAAAAGTGAATAGAtaatacattgccgaagatctcttCGGTGATAATTTCTTCTGCTTATCGCAgattatggcaaattaagcttaacgtTCGTTTTATACAAAACAGTTTTAATGTCGTCTTAACAAATTGAATAATCTTACCCTTATTAGAAATAACAGATCACAAACAaatcctttttttatgtacgtGCTATCACAGTTCAGTGAACAATGGCTCTCAATGGgacgtgtttatatgtatatgctAATGACAGGGCGATAAGTAATCGGTTCTTCACATAAGATTCGGAGATATTTCACTACAATTTGCGATATAATCTATCGCTGTGATTTGCCACGTAATAGGCAGTACGTCAAGAACTCATAAGCAGCCTATCACGGGTAATCACATTTTCCCTTGACCACTTGAAAAAATCGTCATGGCATTTGGAGACTGAAATTATTGATTAAGGAAATGATTAAATTCGTATTACTGTTGCTACTTAGTTGTCTTTATCATTGCCATCATCTGCATCCCGAAGTTCTGAATaacaagatttattttttacaactgtagataatgtagataataatttattgtatgaaTTGCCTAGTTGTTTTCAAATGGATTGTAAAACTAAAACGCATAGTTTATTATCATCAAAACGTAGTGAA
This is a stretch of genomic DNA from Pararge aegeria chromosome 12, ilParAegt1.1, whole genome shotgun sequence. It encodes these proteins:
- the LOC120628270 gene encoding peptidoglycan-recognition protein LB-like, which gives rise to MIQQTVLVFLTISTGAFGLPNPRILGNECSYKDFNLITRAGWNARPARSPTSLSTPVELVIIHHSYQPGACFNTEDCSTAMRSMQDYHQLSNGWDDIGYNFAVGSDGQAYEGRGWDRVGAHAAGFNIRSIGIVLIGDWVSIVPPEIQLETTKQLIAVGIQLGYISPEYRLVGHRQVRATECPGEALFKEISTWERFSPDV